AGAGATAAATTTAGATAAAAATGAACTTGAAAAGGTATGTCATCTAGAGTTAGCTTTTATTGATCCTAAATATAGGGGGATGAAACTTCATTATAAATTAGGTGTTAATCTTATAAGTGAGGTACAAACATATAATATGACTCGTTATTTTTTTGCAACTGTTGAGCCCAGGAACTTACCATCGTTAAAGAATCTTTTTTCATTCGGATTATATATTGTGAAGTTTAATGAAATGTATGGAGGTTTGAAACGCTTTGTTTTATGTCACGATATAGGTCGCCTTATTAGATGGGATAAGAGCAATGCTATTATCGTAAGCAGCAATGAAATAGATTATCAGCGCGAACTACTTCAACAAGGCTGGCAAGGGATGGAGATGAAGCGAGAATTTAATGAAACATTTATCGTATATTGCAAAGAAAAACTTTAATCTAAGCAATAAAATTGAATTTGAGATTTTTAAATGAGATTTTAGGAGGTCAAAAGATAAATGCAAATAGGAGATCGCAACATAATTTTAGTATTTTTCTTAATACTTATATTAGTTGTTTTAGGATTTACAGGCCTATTAATCGTATCAGATTTTCAAATGAACTTTGTCGATTCTTTGGTGTCTACGTATGAGGTTTCTGGGCGGCAAAGTGTACATAAAATAGAATATTCTTTGCGGTATGGTAAGCCTTTAGAAAACTTTTATGGTATAGAAGAGACTTTACAGGAGGTTAAGCAGGACCTGCCCGAAGTTAGTGAAGTTCAAATTATATCTACTGATGGTCAGGTTATGTATGATACAAAAGGGCAAGTAGAGGATAGAGTACTACCCGAAAAACTTCAGAAATTATCAAACTTTGGTTATGATAGTGAAACAAATTATAGTTATGGAACAAATGATGGTTATTATCATGTTTTTTTGCCTATTCAGGGTCAAAATTCAGAGTGGCAGGGTAGTTTTCAAATTATATTCCCCGAAGATATAATAAATAGTCATGTGACGGAAATTACTACAGAACTTGTTATTTTTTTAATTTTTATGTCACTTATAGGTCTTTTAGTCCTGATATTATTAAGTAAATGGATTAAGTTTATAAATGCCGATGGAAAAGTAAATAGAAAGAATTTTTTGGTAACAACTATGGTTCTATTAGGGATAATTCAGTTTATTTTCGGATTTCTAAATTATACTTCATTTAGGGATGAGTATCAAAAGATAGCACAGGACAATGCTTCTAATGTGAGTAATGTAATAAATAATGACATAGAGTCGGTACTTAATCTTGGTGTTTCCTATCATCAGCTGTATGGGTTAGAAAACTATTTGGCAAACATTACAGACAGTGTTCCTGAAATAGGCCTAATAAGGTTAAACTCTGCAAATGAGGTTCTATATTCATCAGAAGATGCCCTTAGTTATGATGAATTAGCTGATATCAATCTAAATGAAAAAGATAGCTCTATGATTCATTTGCTTCCTATGATTGAAGATAATGAACAAAATACAGCTTTTTTAGAGGTCGTATTATCCGAAGACTATTTTGCCCAGAGAATGCAGAACATACTGTTAGATAGCATGACAGTGCTTCTTCTATCAGTTATTCTGATGATTGAAATTATTTTATTTATGGTTATTATTTTGCAGTGGAATTATGACAAAAAAGGATATTCAAAAAAGTCACCCGAAGAACTCTCAGAATCAATAAGTCCTGTTCTAAAACCCAGGATAGATAACAGGGCAATTAGGATGCTAGTATTAATTGTTGGAGCTGCGGTTTTTATGTCGGCTTCATTTATTCCCCTTCGTATGCAGGAATTATATGATGGCGCGTTTTTGGGGATGTCAAAAGATATGATATTGGGGCTTCCTATTTCAGCAGAGATGCTATTTGCTGCTATTGCAGCAATTTTAGTTGGGAAAGTGATCGTAAGCAAAGGGTGGTATTTTTCCTTACTTTTAGGCATGATTATTTTTGGCGGGGGATTGTTTTTATCATATTATGCAGTTAATAGTTTAACCTTTGTAATAGCCAGGGCTATTACAGGCGCTGGCTATGGTTCTACTTTATTAGCAATTAGAGGCTATATTGTCAATGAAATACCTTCAGAGGAAGAGAGAAAAGAAATATTCCCAAATTACGTTTCAGGTATTTATGCCGGTTTTATTGTTGGCACTGTTACAGGTGGTATGTTAGCTGATAGGTTGGGATTTGCACAGGTGTTTTTAGTGGCCCTTGGTCTATGTATTGTTGCACTTCTGTTTGTGGTTTTCTTATTAAATCCTAGAGGACAGTTAAAAAATCAAATGAATCAGTCACTGTCCCAAACATCTGATACAGAAAAATTGGTCGATAAAAATGGTTCGATGGAGGAAAATGAGGGTAGCTCATTAGCATATGGAGTTTTTTCTTTTTTGATTAATCCAAGGGTTTTAATCTTCTTTGTGTTGGTTGTATTACCTCTTACTATTAGCAGCATGTTTGTTGATTATTACTTCCCAATATTTGCAGCTGCAGAAGGAGCTACTACTTCGAACGTAGGAAGAGCTTTTATGTTAAATGGTTTTGCAATTGCCTATCTTGGTCCTTTCTTAAGTAGACATGCAGAAAATAAACTGGGTTCGAAAAAAGCCCTTCTCGCTTCTGGCATTTTAATTTCCGGGGCATTGATTTTATTTTATAATGTAAGCACCCTGGCAATAGCTTTTTTTGTTGTAGTAATGATAGGTGTATCAGAGAGCTTTGGCCTTGTAGCTCAAAACAATTATTTCGTTGAGTTGAGAGATGTCAAATATTTTGGTGAAAGTAAAGCACTTGGATATTATGAAAATGTTCGCAAACTAGGGCAGATGATGGGACCTCTTGTCTTCGGTAGTGTTCTTACTCTTGGTATGATGGGAGTAGGTATTATTGGGATAACGACCCTTGCACTGATTGTACTATTTGCATTTGTGTTGACAAAGAGAAATTAATACTGGCGGAGGTAGTTTTTTATGCAAAAGGAAGTTATCGTAGAAAAAAATCAAGGCCATATGTTCTGGATTGAGGTTCATATAGGCCATTTACTACACAATATTAATATACTGCAAAAGCACTTGGGCCCAACTATAAATATGCTTCCAGTTGTTAAGGCAGATGCTTATGGACACGGTGCAGTAGCTATCTCTAAAGAGCTACAAAAAAACTCTTCTGTAATAGGACTAGCGGTGTCTTCAGTTGCAGAAGGAATAGAGCTAAGATGTTCTGGCATTAATATCCCAATATTTATACTAGAATATATCTCACCTGGACAGGAAGAATCTATCGTCGACTGCGATTTAGTTCCACTATTGACAAACTTATCAATGGCAGAAAAATTGGGTTTATTGGGTAAAG
The Natranaerofaba carboxydovora genome window above contains:
- a CDS encoding MFS transporter → MQIGDRNIILVFFLILILVVLGFTGLLIVSDFQMNFVDSLVSTYEVSGRQSVHKIEYSLRYGKPLENFYGIEETLQEVKQDLPEVSEVQIISTDGQVMYDTKGQVEDRVLPEKLQKLSNFGYDSETNYSYGTNDGYYHVFLPIQGQNSEWQGSFQIIFPEDIINSHVTEITTELVIFLIFMSLIGLLVLILLSKWIKFINADGKVNRKNFLVTTMVLLGIIQFIFGFLNYTSFRDEYQKIAQDNASNVSNVINNDIESVLNLGVSYHQLYGLENYLANITDSVPEIGLIRLNSANEVLYSSEDALSYDELADINLNEKDSSMIHLLPMIEDNEQNTAFLEVVLSEDYFAQRMQNILLDSMTVLLLSVILMIEIILFMVIILQWNYDKKGYSKKSPEELSESISPVLKPRIDNRAIRMLVLIVGAAVFMSASFIPLRMQELYDGAFLGMSKDMILGLPISAEMLFAAIAAILVGKVIVSKGWYFSLLLGMIIFGGGLFLSYYAVNSLTFVIARAITGAGYGSTLLAIRGYIVNEIPSEEERKEIFPNYVSGIYAGFIVGTVTGGMLADRLGFAQVFLVALGLCIVALLFVVFLLNPRGQLKNQMNQSLSQTSDTEKLVDKNGSMEENEGSSLAYGVFSFLINPRVLIFFVLVVLPLTISSMFVDYYFPIFAAAEGATTSNVGRAFMLNGFAIAYLGPFLSRHAENKLGSKKALLASGILISGALILFYNVSTLAIAFFVVVMIGVSESFGLVAQNNYFVELRDVKYFGESKALGYYENVRKLGQMMGPLVFGSVLTLGMMGVGIIGITTLALIVLFAFVLTKRN